Proteins from one Malaya genurostris strain Urasoe2022 chromosome 2, Malgen_1.1, whole genome shotgun sequence genomic window:
- the LOC131430150 gene encoding probable cytochrome P450 313a4, with amino-acid sequence MLLLILAGVVCALGGYLYWIHRKQYRFADKWPTLKPVYPLLGNTLIMVGKTNVERFEVLRHVFRSTDRIIRLWAGPRLLLATSHPDLIQQILTNPYCLEKPFFYKFVGFHDGLFTAKYSIWKPTRKQLNPCFNQRVTNSFIPVFVRCAEKMVASLNECEDGATVNMLYYTSVCTVEMACGTTLGTDILDRKGKREFRQALNVASECVSRRMTCVHLYPDFTYRFTKLHKECNEARKTVVSYYTELVNERKEYLLKSNSISLSDNEEDATKPKILVDKLLTTFKEDGKPYTDKQITDNIYATMTGATDTGGLLTAYCCLFMAFYPEVQERLYAEITEYFPVDSTELDFSPETIKELKYTEMFLNEVQRHWTAVPQIARQNTAEIVIDGVTVPPGNIIIMSMIELHKRKDVWGADAEKFDPENFSPERVKGRHPFGFLPFSGGKRMCVGYRYGMLALKILMVHLVRSIKFSSKIKPEDAAFEHDLTLKLAFDAAVQFHKRKIGK; translated from the exons ATGTTGTTACTGATTTTGGCAGGTGTTGTCTGTGCCTTGGGTGGATATCTGTACTGGATTCATCGAAAACAGTACAGATTCGCGGACAAATGGCCCACGCTAAAGCCTGTATATCCTTTGCTTGGAAATACCCTGATCATGGTGGGCAAAACTAATGTGGAGAGATTTGAAGTGCTAAGACACGTGTTTCGTTCAACTGATAGAATTATTCGACTTTGGGCTGGACCAAGACTTTTACTTGCTACCAGTCATCCGGATTTGATTCAGCAGATTTTAACGAATCCCTATTGCCTGGAGAAACCGTTTTTCTACAAGTTTGTCGGATTTCATGATGGACTTTTCACCGCCAAAT ATTCCATATGGAAGCCAACCCGGAAACAGTTGAATCCGTGTTTCAATCAGCGGGTTACCAACAGTTTCATTCCGGTGTTTGTAAGATGTGCCGAGAAGATGGTAGCCAGTTTAAATGAATGTGAGGATGGTGCTACTGTCAATATGCTTTATTATACGAGCGTTTGTACCGTTGAAATGGCATGCGGAACAACACTCGGAACAGATATTCTGGATAGAAAAGGCAAGCGGGAGTTTAGGCAGGCATTGAACGT TGCTTCCGAATGTGTCTCAAGAAGAATGACCTGCGTTCATCTCTATCCGGATTTTACATACCGATTCACAAAATTACACAAGGAAtgtaatgaagccaggaaaactGTCGTATCATACTATACCGAG CTTGTCAATGAACGAAAAGAATACCTGTTGAAATCGAACAGTATCAGTTTGAGTGACAATGAGGAAGATGCAACCAAACCCAAGATTCTTGTTGACAAATTACTGACGACATTCAAAGAGGATGGTAAACCGTACACGGACAAGCAAATTACCGATAATATCTATGCTACTATGACTGGG GCTACAGACACAGGAGGCCTGCTGACAGCTTACTGCTGCTTGTTCATGGCTTTCTATCCGGAAGTACAGGAACGATTGTATGCCGAAATTACTGAATACTTCCCTGTCGACAGTACTGAGCTAGATTTCAGTCCGGAAACTATCAAAGAGCTTAAGTACACCGAAATGTTTCTGAACGAAGTACAGCGTCACTGGACTGCAGTACCTCAGATAGCTCGACAAAATACTGCCGAGATCGTGATCGATGGCGTTACAGTTCCCCCAGGGAACATAATCATCATGAGCATGATTGAGCTGCACAAACGGAAGGATGTTTGGGGTGCAGATGCGGAGAAGTTCGATCCAGAGAATTTCTCACCGGAACGGGTGAAGGGTCGTCATCCATTTGGATTCCTGCCGTTTAGCGGTGGTAAACGGATGTGTGTTG GCTATCGTTACGGAATGCTCGCCTTGAAGATACTGATGGTGCATCTTGTGCGGAGCATCAAATTCAGCTCCAAAATCAAACCGGAAGATGCTGCGTTTGAACATGATTTAACATTGAAGTTAGCGTTCGATGCAGCAGTGCAGTTTCATAAACGGAAGATTGGGAAATAG